A region of Synergistaceae bacterium DNA encodes the following proteins:
- a CDS encoding extracellular solute-binding protein, which yields MKKSLITLVVIAAVILSVSISAYGGGGIRFKATEPAQNLDTTSSKVIIYSGAEEYRNEYFIKRLKQEFPDYDITIQYMPTGNLAAKLAAEGINTDMDIFYDLDFSYAGLVKKFLADLSNYDQSIYVDDCKVKDAHYLAATRNGGAIIINPAVLAEKGINEPKSYEDLLKPEYKGLISMPAPKSSGTGYMFVKNLVNAWGEEKALKYFEKLADNILQFTSSGSGPVNALVQGEAAIGLGMTAQAVTAINNGANLKIVFFKEGSPYSLYGFAIPEGKQHRKAVIDVFNFFYTTLIMEDKELYYPEKVYINQVNNIPNYPKNIPYGDMSGNTTEEKTRLLDKWEY from the coding sequence ATGAAGAAGTCATTAATTACCCTCGTTGTGATTGCGGCAGTAATTTTATCTGTCAGTATTTCTGCTTACGGGGGGGGGGGCATAAGATTTAAAGCTACTGAACCTGCTCAAAATTTAGATACAACTAGCAGCAAAGTTATAATTTATTCCGGTGCTGAAGAGTACAGGAACGAATATTTTATCAAGCGTCTAAAACAAGAATTCCCCGATTATGACATAACTATTCAATATATGCCGACCGGAAATTTAGCGGCAAAACTCGCAGCAGAAGGCATAAATACGGACATGGATATTTTTTATGATTTAGATTTTAGTTATGCCGGACTCGTTAAAAAATTTCTAGCTGACTTGTCAAATTACGATCAATCAATTTATGTAGACGACTGCAAAGTGAAAGATGCTCATTATTTAGCCGCGACTCGTAACGGAGGAGCAATAATAATAAATCCTGCTGTTCTCGCTGAAAAGGGAATTAACGAGCCTAAATCCTATGAAGATTTATTAAAGCCTGAATATAAGGGGCTTATCTCAATGCCTGCGCCTAAATCATCAGGGACGGGCTATATGTTCGTTAAAAATTTAGTAAACGCATGGGGAGAAGAGAAGGCACTAAAATATTTCGAGAAATTAGCGGATAATATTTTGCAGTTCACTTCTTCAGGGTCTGGGCCGGTTAATGCGCTGGTTCAGGGAGAAGCCGCTATCGGTCTAGGCATGACAGCTCAAGCAGTTACAGCAATCAATAACGGCGCAAATCTCAAAATAGTATTCTTTAAAGAAGGATCGCCCTATTCTCTTTACGGGTTCGCAATTCCTGAAGGTAAGCAGCATAGAAAAGCAGTTATCGATGTATTTAACTTTTTCTATACAACTCTAATAATGGAAGATAAAGAGTTATATTATCCTGAAAAAGTTTATATAAATCAGGTCAACAATATCCCGAATTATCCTAAGAATATACCCTACGGCGATATGAGCGGCAACACGACCGAAGAGAAAACAAGATTATTAGACAAGTGGGAATACTAA
- a CDS encoding ABC transporter ATP-binding protein — MNNKLTITNLSKSFGARKVFNNLSFTVKDGEFLSILGPSGCGKTTILRILIGLESPDSGQILKDGENITVLNPALRKMGIVFQNYALFENMTVFKNVEYALLKSSATKNLYTREQAREKSREMLNLVGLGEYFDRKPRELSGGQQQRVAIARTLALNPEIILFDEPMSALDVDTRLTLRLELKELQKKFGTTMIYITHDQEEAFAMSDRIMVMDSGVIHQLDTPNNIIDKPADNYITQFVIKNINIKINSLIQFARTRP, encoded by the coding sequence ATGAATAATAAATTAACAATCACGAATCTTTCTAAATCATTCGGCGCGAGAAAAGTATTTAATAATTTGAGCTTTACTGTTAAAGACGGTGAATTTCTCTCTATACTTGGCCCATCAGGCTGCGGAAAGACAACAATTTTGCGGATTCTAATCGGACTAGAGAGTCCAGACTCCGGGCAAATCCTGAAGGACGGCGAAAATATTACGGTTCTCAATCCTGCTTTAAGGAAAATGGGAATAGTTTTCCAGAATTACGCGCTATTCGAGAATATGACAGTCTTCAAAAATGTAGAGTACGCGTTATTAAAGAGTTCAGCGACAAAAAATTTATACACTCGTGAACAGGCACGCGAGAAATCAAGAGAAATGCTAAATCTTGTAGGACTGGGCGAATATTTTGACCGCAAACCCCGCGAGCTTTCAGGAGGCCAGCAGCAAAGAGTCGCAATCGCACGCACTCTAGCATTGAATCCGGAAATAATATTATTTGATGAGCCTATGTCAGCACTTGACGTTGATACAAGATTGACTCTGCGTTTGGAACTCAAGGAATTACAAAAAAAGTTCGGCACTACAATGATATATATAACTCACGATCAAGAAGAAGCCTTTGCAATGTCAGACCGCATTATGGTAATGGATTCGGGAGTTATTCACCAGCTCGACACGCCTAATAATATAATAGACAAGCCCGCAGATAATTATATAACTCAATTTGTAATCAAGAATATAAATATCAAGATTAACAGCTTAATACAATTTGCGAGGACTCGGCCATGA